The Amylolactobacillus amylophilus DSM 20533 = JCM 1125 genome contains a region encoding:
- a CDS encoding tyrosine-type recombinase/integrase: MKMEGARANLFGKDSSIFSAHMLRHSHITQMAALGVPQKALMERVGHSDSRITNNIYTHVLPESRQEMNLKLNNIVI; this comes from the coding sequence ATGAAAATGGAAGGGGCTAGAGCTAACTTATTTGGAAAAGATTCATCTATATTTTCAGCGCATATGCTTCGTCATAGTCACATCACTCAGATGGCAGCACTAGGTGTGCCACAAAAAGCATTGATGGAGAGAGTCGGACATAGTGATTCACGTATTACGAATAATATTTACACGCACGTATTACCGGAATCACGCCAAGAAATGAATCTAAAACTGAATAATATTGTTATTTAA
- a CDS encoding Dps family protein, producing MANYDFPNTKEQLNQLIADISQLGVVVQQTHWYMRGENFFRLHPLMDEYGAQLDQQKDEIAERLIALNGSPFATTHEFIENTGIPDEELQFDELSMQELMQRLVDQFKYLRDQFQKGIEITDEEKDFPTQDMLNGFKSETDKIIWMINAYLGQAPLD from the coding sequence ATGGCAAACTATGATTTCCCGAACACCAAAGAGCAACTGAATCAATTGATTGCGGATATCAGTCAGTTGGGTGTGGTGGTTCAACAGACTCACTGGTATATGCGCGGTGAGAACTTCTTCAGATTACATCCGCTCATGGATGAATATGGTGCGCAACTTGATCAACAAAAAGACGAGATTGCAGAACGGTTAATTGCATTGAACGGTAGTCCTTTTGCGACGACTCACGAGTTCATTGAGAATACTGGTATTCCAGATGAGGAGCTCCAGTTCGATGAATTAAGTATGCAGGAGCTGATGCAACGCCTCGTTGATCAATTCAAATATCTGCGTGACCAATTTCAGAAGGGGATTGAGATCACCGACGAGGAAAAGGATTTTCCGACTCAGGACATGCTAAATGGATTCAAGAGTGAGACCGATAAGATCATCTGGATGATTAATGCAT
- a CDS encoding class C sortase gives MARTRQNGKRKIIDTIMVLILVAGLGVLSYPFVRNSLNDLINQQLISHYQAESNQKSKEEYQQQLEKMKEMNRQFAYQNISPGFDPFSEEAKKIEQTKVIYEDHIIGVISIPKIAVRLPIFDQTTEAFLAKGAAYLEGTSFPIGGESTHSVISGHRGLTEAKLFTDLPELVKGDHFYIELGEAKIHAYQVDDIKVVEPTDVSSLQIEKGKDYITLITCTPYMINSHRLLVRGHRVPYVPKLMESEVKEAKVDYYTFMPIVILGLVLFLILIVIFRKFRRSGKSSPTRS, from the coding sequence ATGGCTCGCACCAGACAAAACGGCAAGCGAAAAATAATTGATACAATTATGGTATTGATTTTGGTTGCTGGTCTAGGCGTTCTCTCCTACCCATTTGTTCGGAACTCTTTAAATGACCTGATCAATCAACAGTTGATTAGTCATTATCAGGCAGAATCTAATCAAAAAAGTAAAGAAGAGTACCAACAACAACTTGAAAAAATGAAGGAGATGAATAGGCAGTTTGCCTATCAAAATATTTCTCCAGGCTTTGATCCATTTTCGGAAGAAGCCAAGAAAATTGAGCAGACAAAGGTTATCTATGAAGATCATATCATCGGAGTAATTTCTATTCCTAAGATAGCGGTGCGCTTGCCTATTTTTGACCAGACGACAGAAGCTTTCCTTGCAAAGGGAGCTGCTTATCTAGAGGGGACATCATTTCCGATTGGAGGGGAGTCTACTCACTCTGTGATTTCTGGTCACCGTGGTCTGACGGAGGCAAAACTCTTTACAGATTTACCAGAATTGGTAAAGGGGGATCACTTTTATATTGAGCTTGGGGAAGCTAAGATACATGCATACCAAGTGGATGATATCAAAGTGGTAGAACCGACAGATGTTAGTAGTTTGCAGATTGAGAAAGGGAAGGATTACATTACCCTTATCACCTGTACACCTTATATGATTAACAGTCATCGCCTGCTCGTTCGTGGTCACCGGGTTCCTTATGTTCCAAAATTAATGGAAAGTGAAGTGAAGGAAGCAAAAGTTGACTACTACACCTTTATGCCGATAGTGATACTAGGATTGGTATTGTTCCTTATCCTCATAGTCATATTTAGAAAATTTAGAAGAAGCGGTAAATCTTCTCCTACACGTTCATAG